In Capillimicrobium parvum, a genomic segment contains:
- a CDS encoding class I SAM-dependent methyltransferase, which translates to MDHDRALAANRAHWDALAAIHSAGGEATSYYDADALVAGRDSLTDAERAAVAAAVGSVAGLDVLHVQCHLGYDAISLARAGARVTGVDFSPRSLQEAAALAERCGVAVDWVLGDATALPAGLHGRFDLAYATIGVLGWIDDVGAWMRSVASTLRPGGRLVLVEIHPLYLMIGAVDPLTVDFPYANDGPRVFDEDGTYAAPNAHLEATRTVEFGHSIGEVVTAALGAGLRIDGLTEHMDVAADPRGTMLRREADGRMRLRLGGEEALPLLYALRASAR; encoded by the coding sequence ATGGACCACGATAGGGCCCTCGCCGCGAACCGCGCGCACTGGGACGCGCTCGCGGCCATCCACTCGGCGGGCGGGGAGGCCACGTCCTACTACGACGCGGACGCCCTCGTCGCAGGGCGCGACTCGCTCACCGACGCCGAGCGCGCGGCCGTCGCCGCCGCGGTGGGAAGCGTCGCCGGTCTCGACGTGCTGCACGTCCAGTGCCACCTCGGCTACGACGCGATCTCGCTGGCCCGAGCGGGTGCGCGCGTGACCGGCGTCGACTTCTCGCCGCGTTCGCTGCAGGAGGCCGCGGCGCTCGCGGAGCGCTGCGGGGTGGCGGTCGACTGGGTGCTCGGCGACGCGACGGCCCTGCCCGCCGGGCTGCACGGCCGCTTCGACCTCGCGTACGCGACGATCGGCGTGCTCGGCTGGATCGACGACGTCGGCGCGTGGATGCGCTCGGTGGCGTCCACGCTGAGGCCCGGCGGCCGCCTGGTCCTCGTCGAGATCCACCCGCTGTACCTGATGATCGGCGCGGTCGACCCGTTGACCGTCGACTTCCCCTATGCGAACGACGGGCCGCGGGTGTTCGACGAGGACGGCACGTACGCCGCGCCGAATGCGCACCTCGAGGCGACGCGCACGGTCGAGTTCGGCCATTCGATCGGCGAGGTCGTCACCGCGGCGCTCGGGGCGGGCCTGCGCATCGACGGCCTGACCGAGCACATGGACGTGGCCGCCGACCCGCGCGGCACGATGCTGCGCCGCGAGGCCGACGGCCGGATGCGCCTGCGCCTCGGCGGCGAGGAGGCGCTGCCGCTGCTCTACGCGCTGCGTGCCAGCGCGCGATGA
- a CDS encoding MFS transporter, with the protein MALLSAVVLLVIVPLVFGHQAGWAPWTFACLAASVPGGALLVAHLGRRRTAGGDPLVDLRLLRRAPLTLALLAVCAAVVAYGGFLFTTTLHLQGGMGRSALSSGLTFAPYALGFAVVSLAMAGAGARSARMLTPLGLAIAAVAYAGLGLAARHGAWDAAVQLPLLAVAGAGFGTGFSPLIARAISDVPAQAAPDASGLVNTAVQLCFALGVATIGGAFLDEATAMTAAVTGHAFAIGAYACGGLSLAGAALAVALGRAERTAPAEAVLAHRALARSA; encoded by the coding sequence GTGGCGCTGCTGTCCGCGGTGGTGCTGCTGGTCATCGTGCCGCTCGTGTTCGGCCACCAGGCCGGCTGGGCGCCGTGGACGTTCGCCTGCCTGGCGGCGAGCGTCCCGGGCGGCGCCTTGCTCGTCGCGCACCTCGGCCGGCGCCGGACGGCGGGCGGCGACCCGCTCGTCGACCTGCGGCTCCTGCGCCGGGCGCCGCTGACGCTCGCGCTGCTGGCGGTGTGCGCGGCGGTGGTCGCCTACGGCGGCTTCCTGTTCACGACGACGCTGCACCTGCAGGGCGGGATGGGCCGCAGCGCACTGAGCTCGGGCCTGACCTTCGCGCCGTACGCGCTCGGGTTCGCGGTCGTGAGCCTGGCGATGGCCGGTGCCGGCGCCCGCAGCGCCCGGATGCTCACCCCGCTCGGCCTGGCGATCGCGGCGGTCGCGTACGCCGGGCTCGGGCTCGCCGCCCGGCACGGGGCGTGGGACGCCGCCGTGCAGCTGCCGCTGCTGGCGGTGGCGGGAGCCGGGTTCGGCACCGGCTTCAGCCCGCTGATCGCCCGGGCGATCAGCGACGTCCCTGCGCAGGCGGCGCCCGACGCGAGCGGCCTGGTCAACACCGCGGTGCAGCTGTGCTTCGCGCTCGGCGTGGCCACGATCGGCGGCGCGTTCCTCGACGAGGCGACCGCGATGACCGCGGCGGTCACCGGTCACGCGTTCGCGATCGGCGCGTACGCGTGCGGCGGGCTGTCGCTCGCCGGCGCCGCCCTGGCGGTGGCGCTGGGGCGGGCGGAGCGCACGGCGCCGGCCGAGGCGGTCCTCGCTCATCGCGCGCTGGCACGCAGCGCGTAG
- a CDS encoding helix-turn-helix domain-containing protein: MTDVAERPRVGTLLRDWRRRRRMSQLDLALEAGVSARHLSFVETGRSRPSPELLLHLADELEVPLRERNGLLLAAGYAPAFDQRSLDDPEMRAVRDAMQLVLDGHDPYPALVVDRTWNLLAANRGVAVLTDGADPRLLEPPANCMRLALHRRGLAPRIRNLGEWRAHLLERLRRQVALSGDGELEALLAEVAAYPGPPGDEGHAGAESAIAVPLRIAGPDGEELRFISTVTTFGTAVEVTAAELSIESFFPADAATAGALRAYLR, from the coding sequence ATGACCGATGTCGCCGAACGCCCCCGCGTGGGGACCCTGCTGCGCGATTGGCGCCGGCGGCGGCGCATGAGCCAGCTCGACCTCGCGCTCGAGGCCGGCGTGTCGGCGCGCCACCTGAGCTTCGTCGAGACGGGCCGTTCGCGCCCGAGCCCGGAGCTGCTGCTGCACCTCGCCGACGAGCTCGAGGTCCCGTTGCGCGAGCGCAACGGCCTGCTGCTCGCGGCGGGCTATGCGCCGGCGTTCGACCAGCGGTCCCTCGACGATCCGGAGATGCGGGCCGTGCGCGACGCGATGCAGCTGGTCCTCGACGGCCACGACCCGTACCCGGCGCTCGTCGTGGACCGCACGTGGAACCTGCTCGCGGCCAACCGCGGCGTCGCGGTGCTGACGGACGGGGCGGACCCGCGGCTGCTCGAGCCGCCGGCCAATTGCATGCGCCTGGCGCTGCATCGACGGGGGCTGGCGCCGCGGATCCGCAACCTGGGCGAGTGGCGCGCGCATCTGCTCGAGCGCCTGCGCCGCCAGGTCGCCCTCAGCGGGGACGGCGAGCTCGAGGCGCTGCTCGCCGAGGTCGCCGCCTATCCCGGGCCGCCGGGGGACGAGGGCCACGCGGGCGCCGAGTCGGCGATCGCGGTACCGCTGCGGATCGCCGGCCCGGACGGCGAGGAGCTGCGCTTCATCAGCACCGTCACGACCTTCGGCACCGCCGTGGAGGTCACCGCCGCGGAGCTGTCGATCGAGTCGTTCTTCCCGGCGGACGCGGCGACCGCCGGCGCGCTGCGCGCCTACCTCCGCTGA
- a CDS encoding nuclear transport factor 2 family protein has protein sequence MTDITTTVERYIAAWNEPDADRRRSIVGETWTDDGTYLDPLMAGDGPDAIAAMIGGAQAQFPGHRFELATGPDAHHDRVRFTWKLVGQEDGGAVAVGVDFATVAGDGRLREVTGFLESAA, from the coding sequence ATGACGGACATCACCACCACCGTCGAGCGCTACATCGCCGCGTGGAACGAGCCCGACGCCGACCGCCGTCGCAGCATCGTCGGCGAGACGTGGACCGACGACGGCACCTACCTCGATCCGCTCATGGCCGGCGACGGCCCCGACGCGATCGCCGCGATGATCGGCGGCGCGCAGGCGCAGTTCCCCGGCCACCGCTTCGAGCTGGCCACCGGGCCCGACGCCCACCACGACCGGGTCCGCTTCACGTGGAAGCTGGTCGGCCAGGAGGACGGCGGCGCGGTCGCCGTCGGCGTCGACTTCGCCACCGTGGCAGGCGACGGGCGCCTGCGCGAGGTCACCGGGTTCCTCGAGTCCGCCGCGTGA
- a CDS encoding MMPL family transporter has protein sequence MSALLASIARALAGHWVRGLLGLVVTIVVIGGVVGAFSSTPTSDFSIPGAESQKAQDLLEAKFPSVSGAQSTIVFTTPDGRIAGAQEHKAIGDALTAVNKLPHVSESKDPAKDVVVSDDGETAFYTVQYDKQSIDLEKSDGEKLEEAARGAEAGGAVHVELRGEVVDLASQQDAPVGELVGIFIAFILLTILFRSLAAMFVTLIGALVGVAISQLILRAISGPIGIPDFATTLAMMLGLGAGIDYSLLILSRFREQLAAGNDPPEAAARANATSGTSVVAAGLIVMVAIAGLLVVGVPIVGKMGLGAAIAILMVVLSSVTVLPILAGALAKRLRPKDPAHVARSATFERWGKRITAHPWRAVILGALVLIVFAIPFTDLRLGQPDDGNQPTKMTQRQAYDELSQAFGPGFNGPLILAVAARDGGEIDQAQLTGVANDLKAAPGVKSVGEPSVNDAGDAAVIRVTPTTSPQNAATSQLVDRLRSDVVPAATRDTSLEVFVGGQTAAFDDLSAKISSRLPLFIAVVIGLSILLLIAVFRSIWVPLASAVFNLLSIGAAYGVVVAIFQWGWGASLLGVGDDVPIVSFVPLMMFAILFGLSMDYNVFLLSRIREAYFEGDSPSESVVHGLSRIAKVILTAGLIMASVFLAFATGSDVIVKMFGIGLGAAILIDVLIVRMVVSPALMAILGDRAWWIPGWLDRILPNVSLEGHHESRAELQEQRERARQAA, from the coding sequence ATGTCCGCTCTTCTCGCCTCCATCGCCCGCGCCCTCGCCGGCCACTGGGTCCGCGGCCTGCTCGGCCTCGTCGTGACGATCGTCGTCATCGGCGGCGTGGTCGGCGCGTTCTCCAGCACGCCCACGTCCGACTTCTCGATTCCGGGCGCGGAGTCCCAGAAGGCGCAGGACCTCCTCGAGGCGAAGTTCCCGTCCGTCTCGGGCGCTCAGAGCACCATCGTGTTCACCACGCCCGACGGCCGCATCGCGGGGGCGCAGGAGCACAAGGCGATCGGCGACGCGCTGACGGCGGTCAACAAGCTGCCGCACGTCAGCGAGTCCAAGGACCCGGCCAAGGACGTCGTCGTCTCCGACGACGGCGAGACCGCGTTCTACACCGTCCAGTACGACAAGCAGAGCATCGACCTCGAGAAGTCCGACGGCGAGAAGCTCGAGGAGGCCGCCCGGGGCGCCGAGGCGGGCGGCGCGGTCCACGTCGAGCTGCGTGGCGAGGTGGTCGACCTGGCCAGCCAGCAGGACGCGCCGGTCGGCGAGCTCGTCGGCATCTTCATCGCGTTCATCCTGCTCACGATCCTCTTCCGTTCGCTCGCCGCTATGTTCGTGACGCTCATCGGCGCCCTCGTCGGCGTGGCGATCAGCCAGCTCATCCTGCGCGCGATCTCCGGGCCCATCGGCATTCCGGACTTCGCCACGACGCTGGCGATGATGCTCGGCCTGGGCGCGGGCATCGACTACTCGCTGCTGATCCTCAGCCGCTTCCGCGAGCAGCTGGCCGCGGGCAACGACCCCCCCGAGGCGGCCGCGCGCGCGAACGCCACGTCCGGCACCTCGGTCGTGGCCGCCGGCCTCATCGTGATGGTCGCCATCGCCGGCCTGCTGGTGGTCGGCGTCCCGATCGTGGGCAAGATGGGCCTCGGCGCCGCCATCGCCATCCTCATGGTGGTCCTGTCCTCGGTGACGGTCCTGCCGATCCTGGCCGGCGCGCTGGCCAAGCGGCTGCGGCCGAAGGACCCGGCGCACGTGGCGCGCTCGGCGACGTTCGAGCGCTGGGGCAAGCGGATCACCGCCCACCCGTGGCGTGCGGTGATCCTGGGCGCGCTGGTGCTCATCGTGTTCGCCATCCCGTTCACCGACCTGCGCCTCGGGCAGCCCGACGACGGCAACCAGCCGACGAAGATGACCCAGCGCCAGGCCTACGACGAGCTCAGCCAGGCGTTCGGGCCGGGCTTCAACGGGCCGCTGATCCTCGCGGTCGCCGCTCGCGACGGCGGGGAGATCGACCAGGCCCAGCTGACGGGCGTCGCGAACGACCTCAAGGCCGCGCCGGGCGTCAAGAGCGTGGGCGAGCCGAGCGTCAACGACGCCGGCGACGCGGCCGTCATCCGGGTGACCCCGACGACGTCGCCCCAGAACGCGGCGACGTCCCAGCTCGTCGACCGCCTCCGCAGCGACGTCGTCCCCGCGGCGACCCGCGACACCTCGCTCGAGGTGTTCGTCGGCGGCCAGACCGCCGCCTTCGACGACCTGTCGGCGAAGATCTCCAGCCGCCTGCCGCTGTTCATCGCGGTCGTCATCGGGCTGTCGATCCTGCTGCTGATCGCCGTCTTCCGCTCGATCTGGGTCCCGCTGGCGTCGGCGGTCTTCAACCTGCTGTCGATCGGCGCCGCCTACGGCGTGGTCGTGGCGATCTTCCAGTGGGGCTGGGGCGCGTCGCTGCTCGGCGTGGGCGACGACGTGCCGATCGTGTCGTTCGTCCCGCTGATGATGTTCGCGATCCTGTTCGGGCTCTCGATGGACTACAACGTCTTCCTGCTCTCGCGCATCCGCGAGGCGTACTTCGAGGGCGACAGCCCGTCGGAGAGCGTCGTGCACGGCCTGTCGCGGATCGCCAAGGTCATCCTCACCGCCGGCCTGATCATGGCCTCGGTGTTCCTCGCCTTCGCCACCGGCAGCGACGTGATCGTGAAGATGTTCGGCATCGGCCTGGGCGCCGCGATCCTCATCGACGTGCTCATCGTGCGCATGGTCGTCTCGCCGGCGCTCATGGCGATCCTGGGCGACCGCGCGTGGTGGATCCCTGGGTGGCTGGACCGGATCCTGCCGAACGTGTCGCTCGAGGGCCACCACGAGAGCCGCGCCGAGCTGCAGGAGCAGCGCGAGCGCGCGCGCCAGGCGGCCTGA
- a CDS encoding TetR/AcrR family transcriptional regulator, protein MEIGSDVAPQQALGLRERKKLRTRETIARVALELFTEQGFHETTIREIADRAEVAPRTVSMYFPVKEELVFADHGALFDELEQRLHERPLGETTADALRAWITAVLADDRMELDKTRCRRQVVESDHALRTYERGLTERAEQLIAGAVAVDLGLPADDLVPRMVGAATMAALDALGHDAGDGTIPPAEYRRRGLELVDQAMTFIGAGIRGLQDAA, encoded by the coding sequence ATGGAGATCGGGTCCGACGTCGCGCCGCAGCAGGCGCTGGGGTTGCGCGAGCGCAAGAAGCTGCGTACGCGCGAGACCATCGCGCGGGTCGCGCTGGAGCTGTTCACCGAGCAGGGCTTCCACGAGACGACGATCCGCGAGATCGCCGACCGCGCCGAGGTGGCCCCGCGCACGGTCTCGATGTACTTCCCGGTCAAGGAGGAGCTCGTCTTCGCCGACCACGGGGCCTTGTTCGACGAGCTCGAGCAGCGGCTGCACGAGCGGCCGCTGGGCGAGACGACCGCCGACGCGCTGCGCGCCTGGATCACGGCGGTCCTCGCCGACGACCGCATGGAGCTCGACAAGACGCGCTGCCGGCGCCAGGTCGTCGAGTCCGACCACGCCCTGCGCACGTACGAGCGGGGCCTAACCGAGCGGGCCGAGCAGCTCATCGCCGGCGCGGTGGCGGTCGACCTCGGCCTGCCGGCCGACGATCTCGTGCCACGGATGGTGGGCGCGGCGACCATGGCCGCGCTCGACGCGCTCGGCCACGACGCGGGCGACGGGACCATCCCTCCGGCCGAGTACCGGCGGCGCGGGCTCGAGCTCGTCGACCAGGCGATGACCTTCATCGGCGCGGGGATACGCGGCCTGCAGGACGCGGCGTAG
- a CDS encoding organic hydroperoxide resistance protein — MAKTIYMAEATVTGGRDQGHGRTGDGALEVDLRLPSEMGGSGGGTNPEQLFAVGYAACFEGALGVVARREKVDAGDASIDSRVSLITTEERGFNVAVELDVTLPSIPDDQAREIVAAAHEVCPYSNATRGNVDVTLTANGRPV, encoded by the coding sequence ATGGCGAAGACGATCTACATGGCCGAGGCGACCGTGACCGGCGGCCGCGATCAGGGCCACGGCCGGACGGGCGACGGCGCGCTCGAGGTGGACCTGCGCCTGCCGTCCGAGATGGGCGGCTCCGGCGGCGGCACGAACCCCGAGCAGCTCTTCGCGGTCGGCTATGCCGCGTGCTTCGAGGGCGCGCTCGGCGTCGTCGCGCGGCGCGAGAAGGTCGACGCGGGGGACGCCTCGATCGACTCGCGCGTCTCGCTGATCACGACGGAGGAGCGCGGCTTCAACGTCGCGGTCGAGCTCGACGTCACGCTCCCGTCGATCCCCGACGACCAGGCCCGCGAGATCGTCGCCGCGGCGCACGAGGTGTGCCCGTACTCGAACGCGACGCGCGGCAACGTCGACGTCACGCTGACCGCGAACGGCCGGCCGGTGTAG
- a CDS encoding response regulator transcription factor, producing the protein MRVVIAEDHALLREGIVALLREHGVDVVAQAEDGDGLVRIVGGHKPDLAIVDVRLPPSFTDEGIRAAIAARERQPGLGILILSQYVEPVYTAELLESGEGGIGYLLKERVGDVRGFLDAVERVAGGGTALDREVVAELVRSRGDRGGADALEALTPREREVLSLMAEGRTNAAIARAMVVTNGAVEKHVTSIFGKLDLPATDDDHRRVLAVLTFLRAGGEAAA; encoded by the coding sequence GTGCGTGTCGTGATCGCCGAGGACCATGCCCTCCTGCGCGAGGGCATCGTCGCCCTGCTGCGCGAGCACGGGGTGGACGTGGTCGCCCAGGCCGAGGACGGCGACGGCCTCGTGCGGATCGTCGGCGGCCACAAGCCGGACCTCGCGATCGTCGACGTCCGCCTGCCCCCCAGCTTCACCGACGAGGGCATCCGCGCGGCGATCGCGGCGCGCGAGCGCCAGCCCGGGCTGGGCATCCTCATCCTCTCCCAGTACGTCGAGCCCGTGTACACCGCCGAGCTGCTCGAGTCCGGCGAGGGTGGGATCGGCTACCTGCTCAAGGAGCGCGTGGGCGACGTGCGCGGCTTCCTGGACGCCGTGGAGCGGGTGGCCGGCGGCGGCACGGCGCTCGACCGCGAGGTCGTCGCCGAGCTCGTGCGCTCCCGCGGCGACCGCGGCGGCGCGGACGCGCTCGAGGCGCTGACCCCGCGCGAGCGCGAGGTCCTCTCGCTCATGGCCGAGGGCAGGACGAACGCGGCGATCGCCCGCGCGATGGTCGTGACGAACGGCGCGGTCGAGAAGCACGTGACGAGCATCTTCGGCAAGCTCGACCTGCCGGCCACCGACGACGACCATCGACGCGTGCTCGCCGTGCTGACGTTCCTGCGCGCGGGCGGCGAGGCGGCGGCGTAG
- a CDS encoding histidine kinase: METTAPHTAPAGSASGPGAPAPERAHAGSALSLHIAIVVFGAILLTLVWGLTGGGRFWPVWVWFAFAVTVAVHAVIRFAVRRRGLELATFLITGLAATAGGIIVAVWLLSGAHGFWPAWPLCAIAAVAGVFLLVQNHHRLPGQRQLAERVDVLERTREGALSVQAAELRRIERDLHDGAQARLVALSMLLGRAEERLKDRPDEAELVRRARDEAGAAIAELRDLARGIAPPVLADRGLAAAVDALGRRSAIPVSVDAHLDRRPIPVVETAAYFVVAESLTNAAKHAQGASARVRIAESAGMLVVEVTDDGPGGADPAGSGLTGLRQRVEALDGRLEIASPPGLGTLVRAELPCVS, from the coding sequence ATGGAGACGACCGCTCCACACACCGCACCTGCGGGCTCGGCGTCCGGGCCGGGCGCACCGGCGCCGGAGCGCGCCCACGCGGGCTCGGCGCTGTCGCTGCACATCGCGATCGTCGTCTTCGGCGCGATCCTCCTCACGCTCGTCTGGGGCCTCACGGGCGGCGGGCGGTTCTGGCCGGTCTGGGTCTGGTTCGCCTTCGCCGTCACCGTCGCGGTGCATGCCGTCATCCGCTTCGCGGTGCGGCGCCGCGGCCTCGAGCTCGCCACGTTCCTCATCACCGGCCTGGCCGCCACCGCCGGCGGCATCATCGTCGCCGTCTGGCTGCTCTCCGGAGCCCACGGCTTCTGGCCCGCGTGGCCGCTGTGCGCGATCGCCGCGGTCGCCGGCGTCTTCCTCCTCGTCCAGAACCACCACCGGCTGCCCGGCCAGCGCCAGCTCGCCGAGCGCGTCGACGTCCTGGAGCGCACGCGCGAGGGCGCCCTCAGCGTCCAGGCGGCGGAGCTGCGCCGCATCGAGCGCGACCTGCACGACGGCGCACAGGCCCGGCTCGTCGCGCTGAGCATGCTGCTCGGCCGCGCCGAGGAGCGCCTGAAGGACCGCCCCGACGAGGCGGAGCTCGTCCGCCGCGCCCGCGACGAGGCGGGCGCCGCCATCGCCGAGCTGCGCGACCTCGCCCGCGGCATCGCGCCGCCGGTGCTCGCCGACCGCGGCCTCGCCGCCGCGGTCGACGCGCTCGGCCGCCGCTCCGCCATCCCGGTCTCCGTGGACGCGCATCTCGACCGCCGGCCGATCCCGGTGGTCGAGACCGCCGCCTACTTCGTCGTTGCGGAGTCGCTGACGAACGCGGCCAAGCACGCGCAGGGCGCCAGCGCCCGCGTGCGGATCGCCGAGAGCGCCGGCATGCTCGTGGTCGAGGTGACCGACGACGGCCCGGGCGGCGCCGACCCCGCCGGCAGCGGCCTGACCGGCCTGCGCCAGCGGGTGGAGGCGCTCGACGGGCGCCTCGAGATCGCCAGCCCACCCGGGCTGGGCACCCTCGTCCGAGCGGAGCTGCCGTGCGTGTCGTGA
- the hemW gene encoding radical SAM family heme chaperone HemW: MAPAQPDGQPAPADGALPGAALDGLGRQPFGVYLHVPFCLSRCGYCDFNTYTTGDRPAYVEAVLAEIDLAARVLGGRPAGGAQTVFLGGGTPTLLKPAQIGRLLDALDRRLGLAAGAEVTAEANPDTVDAASLRALRAAGVTRISFGVQSVRPHVLAALERRHDGARALDAIAEARAAGFAHVSADLIYGTPGEQPGDWEASLRAVLLAGVDHLSAYGLTVEPGSRLAAQVRRGERPAPDPDTLADRYAAADALLAGHGFHWYELSNWASGPEARCRHNVGYWRSGDWWGLGPGAHSHVGGVRWWNVLRPGDYAERLRTGRSPARAREVLDAPARRLERLLLEVRLADGVDTALAAGPALDRLAARGLLERRGQRAVLTLAGRQLADAVARELA, encoded by the coding sequence GTGGCACCCGCGCAGCCCGACGGCCAGCCCGCGCCCGCCGACGGGGCGCTGCCCGGCGCCGCCCTCGACGGCCTCGGCCGGCAGCCGTTCGGCGTCTACCTCCACGTCCCGTTCTGCCTGTCGCGCTGCGGCTACTGCGACTTCAACACGTACACGACCGGCGACCGGCCGGCGTACGTCGAGGCGGTCCTCGCCGAGATCGACCTCGCCGCGCGCGTGCTCGGCGGCCGCCCCGCCGGCGGGGCGCAGACGGTCTTTCTCGGAGGTGGCACGCCCACGCTGTTGAAGCCCGCGCAGATCGGGCGCCTGCTCGACGCGCTCGACCGCCGCCTCGGCCTGGCGGCCGGCGCCGAGGTCACCGCCGAGGCCAACCCCGACACCGTGGACGCCGCCTCGCTGCGGGCGCTGCGGGCGGCGGGCGTCACCCGGATCTCGTTCGGGGTGCAGAGCGTGCGCCCGCACGTGCTCGCCGCGCTCGAGCGCCGCCACGACGGGGCCCGCGCGCTGGACGCGATCGCCGAAGCGCGCGCCGCCGGGTTCGCCCACGTCAGCGCCGACCTCATCTACGGCACGCCGGGCGAGCAGCCGGGCGACTGGGAGGCGTCGCTGCGGGCGGTGCTCCTCGCCGGGGTCGACCACCTCAGCGCCTACGGCCTCACGGTCGAGCCGGGCAGCCGCCTCGCCGCCCAGGTCCGCCGCGGGGAGCGTCCCGCCCCGGACCCCGACACGCTCGCCGACCGCTACGCCGCCGCGGACGCCCTGCTCGCCGGCCACGGCTTCCACTGGTACGAGCTGTCGAACTGGGCCTCCGGCCCCGAGGCGCGCTGCCGCCACAACGTCGGCTACTGGCGCTCGGGCGACTGGTGGGGGCTCGGGCCCGGCGCCCACAGCCACGTCGGCGGGGTGCGGTGGTGGAACGTGCTGCGCCCCGGCGACTACGCCGAGCGGCTGCGCACCGGCCGCTCGCCCGCGCGCGCACGCGAGGTCCTCGACGCCCCCGCCCGCCGGCTCGAGCGGCTCCTGCTCGAGGTGCGCCTGGCCGACGGCGTCGACACCGCGCTGGCCGCCGGCCCGGCGCTCGACCGCCTAGCCGCGCGCGGGCTGCTCGAGCGGCGCGGGCAGCGCGCCGTCCTCACCCTCGCCGGCCGCCAGCTCGCCGACGCGGTCGCGCGCGAGCTCGCATGA